One window of the Eucalyptus grandis isolate ANBG69807.140 chromosome 8, ASM1654582v1, whole genome shotgun sequence genome contains the following:
- the LOC104417651 gene encoding pentatricopeptide repeat-containing protein At1g63330-like — MMRRMVKFPSPLLPPLLPPPSGNPTLAPPFFASPLPLPLPLLLPRVVDSSPSRRFRTSRSPPELSDSMSRSQVLDFVMNLCKKGGLAKAEDALHYFKVMIRLNPLPSTPCFTQLLGAAVRMKHYAVAIHMIERMDSMGISRDIYVLSILINCLCRLERSDLGFSVLTKMFKLGLEPSVVTLNTLLNGLCEEGKIARALTLAEEMRGKGFEADVFTYSVIVKGLCRTGNTSKAVQLIRTLEERGCELNLVTYNTIIDGYCKEGLVEEAFGFFNCMSHCLIKPDILTYNTMIHGLGCIGKWKQAKTMLEEMIRDGIHPDVITYNSFIHGLCLCGQWEEVRVQLSEMVRGGIRPDYQTFNIILDALSKQGMTDEAKCIFDLMIEMDIEPNVFTYNSLINGYCLQNQMDDAAITFCLMTARKCNPDVVTYSTLINGYFAVKRVDKAMSLLRQMLEKGLVPNVATYGCLMEGFFLAGSPRVAHQLFYKMLACNHINPQIYAIMLDGLCKYRQVDKAMALFRHMEDGMDDVDIVHCTILINGLCEAGELGHAMDLFNSLDAKGLQPNAVTFRAIIKGLCKAGQIREACDLLHNMKEKRCPPSGIMFNIVVRALLEDGQKARAMLLLGKMVEKGFSPNAASMAKILGASARNKLES; from the coding sequence ATGATGCGAAGAATGGTGAAATtcccctctcctcttcttcctcctctccttccaCCACCGTCCGGTAATCCCACTCTCGCTCCACCTTTCTTTGCATcgcctcttcctcttcctcttcctcttcttcttcctcgcgttGTCGATTCCTCTCCCTCCCGTCGCTTTCGCACTTCACGCTCTCCTCCTGAACTGAGCGATTCCATGAGTCGATCCCAAGTTTTGGACTTTGTCATGAACCTTTGCAAAAAAGGCGGGTTGGCAAAAGCCGAGGATGCTTTGCATTATTTCAAGGTCATGATTCGGCTGAACCCTTTGCCTTCGACTCCCTGTTTCACCCAACTCTTGGGAGCTGCGGTGAGGATGAAGCATTATGCTGTCGCCATCCACATGATCGAGCGAATGGATTCCATGGGCATATCTCGCGACATTTACGTTCTCAGCATTCTGATCAATTGCCTCTGCCGCTTGGAAAGGTCCGATCTTGGATTTTCCGTTTTGACCAAAATGTTCAAGCTTGGGCTTGAACCGAGTGTGGTGACCTTGAACACTTTGCTCAACGGGCTCTGTGAAGAGGGTAAGATCGCACGAGCCTTGACCTTGGCGGAAGAAATGCGGGGCAAGGGGTTTGAGGCCGATGTATTTACATACAGTGTCATCGTGAAGGGATTGTGCAGAACCGGTAATACTTCTAAAGCCGTCCAGTTGATAAGGACTTTGGAAGAAAGGGGTTGCGAACTAAATTTGGTCACGTACAACACGATCATCGATGGTTATTGCAAGGAAGGACTGGTGGAAGAGGCATTTGGCTTCTTTAACTGTATGAGTCACTGCCTCATTAAGCCGGACATCCTCACTTACAATACCATGATTCATGGCTTAGGCTGCATAGGCAAATGGAAACAAGCAAAGACGATGTTAGAGGAGATGATTCGTGATGGAATCCACCCAGACGTTATCACTTATAATTCCTTCATCCACGGTCTGTGCCTTTGTGGCCAATGGGAAGAGGTTCGAGTCCAGTTGAGTGAGATGGTGCGGGGAGGAATAAGGCCAGATTATCAAACCTTCAATATTATCTTGGATGCACTCAGCAAACAGGGCATGACCGATGAGGCGAAGTGCATATTTGACCTGATGATCGAGATGGACATTGAGCCAAATGTATTTACTTATAACTCGTTGATAAATGGTTACTGCCTTCAAAATCAAATGGATGATGCGGCAATTACATTTTGTTTGATGACTGCAAGGAAGTGCAATCCTGATGTGGTGACCTATAGCACGTTGATTAACGGGTATTTTGCGGTTAAAAGAGTTGATAAGGCAATGAGTCTCCTTCGGCAAATGCTGGAGAAAGGACTAGTCCCTAATGTGGCCACCTATGGTTGTCTCATGGAAGGCTTTTTCCTTGCTGGAAGCCCCAGGGTCGCACATCAGCTGTTTTACAAAATGCTGGCTTGCAATCATATAAATCCACAAATTTATGCCATCATGTTAGATGGCCTTTGTAAGTATCGACAAGTGGACAAGGCAATGGCATTGTTTCGACACATGGAAGATGGCATGGACGATGTTGATATAGTCCACTGCACCATCCTTATTAACGGCTTGTGTGAGGCTGGGGAACTTGGGCATGCAATGGACCTCTTCAATTCGTTGGATGCCAAAGGGTTGCAACCGAATGCTGTGACATTTCGTGCCATCATAAAAGGACTATGTAAAGCTGGCCAAATACGTGAAGCGTGCGACCTACTTCATAATATGAAAGAGAAGAGATGTCCTCCAAGTGGTATCATGTTTAACATTGTTGTCCGAGCACTCCTTGAAGATGGTCAGAAAGCGAGGGCAATGCTTCTTCTGGGGAAGATGGTTGAGAAAGGCTTCTCACCAAATGCTGCATCAATGGCTAAAATTTTGGGTGCATCGGCTCGCAATAAATTAGAATCCTGA
- the LOC104415430 gene encoding auxin-responsive protein IAA16 — translation MSAETAERFTIDFEETELRLGLGRPAGVSSNGEGATRSGGKRVFLETVDLKLNLSSKEDGGSVEKIRASAPAEKKMNSSDGKEKSVAAAAAAAAPPPPSSSSEVAKPPAKAQVVGWPPVRSFRKNIMAVQKSGSDEAEKGGSSGNSAATSGAAFVKVSMDGAPYLRKVDLKLYKSYQDLSDALAKMFSSFTIGNCGSGGMKDFMNESKLIDLLNGSDYVPTYEDKDGDWMLVGDVPWDMFVDSCKRLRIMKGSEAIGLAPRAVEKCKNRS, via the exons ATGAGTGCAGAGACTGCAGAGAGGTTCACTATAGACTTCGAGGAGACGGAGCTGAGGCTGGGGCTGGGGAGGCCCGCGGGGGTTAGCAGCAACGGCGAGGGCGCGACGCGGAGCGGCGGGAAGCGGGTGTTCTTGGAGACCGTCGATCTGAAGCTCAACCTCTCTTCGAAGGAAGACGGCGGGAGCGTCGAGAAGATCAGGGCGTCGGCCCCcgcggagaagaagatgaacagcagTGACGGTAAGGAGAAGAGcgtcgctgctgctgctgctgctgcggctcctcctcctccttcaagcTCCAGCGAGGTGGCAAAGCCCCCTGCCAA GGCGCAAGTGGTGGGTTGGCCACCCGTGCGATCGTTCCGGAAGAACATCATGGCCGTCCAGAAGAGCGGCTCCGACGAGGCCGAGAAGGGTGGCAGCAGTGGCAACAGTGCCGCGACCAGCGGTGCGGCGTTCGTGAAAGTGAGCATGGACGGTGCGCCGTATCTGCGCAAGGTCGACCTTAAGCTGTACAAGAGCTATCAGGACCTCTCTGATGCCTTGGCCAAGATGTTCAGCTCTTTCACCATTG GTAACTGTGGGTCTGGAGGGATGAAGGACTTCATGAATGAGAGCAAGTTGATAGACCTCTTGAATGGTTCTGACTATGTCCCCACTTATGAGGATAAGGATGGGGATTGGATGCTTGTGGGAGATGTGCCTTGGGA CATGTTTGTCGATTCGTGCAAGCGCCTGAGGATCATGAAAGGATCCGAGGCGATCGGACTTG CACCTAGAGCAGTAGAGAAGTGCAAGAACAGAAGCTGA
- the LOC104415431 gene encoding auxin-induced protein 22D, with protein MAAQGEDLNLEATELRLGLPGTVESEKQQAPLSGRSMKRNLIDVNNEYGSNEEESNGSSAQKCDKQDVHRPSKAQVVGWPPVRSYRKNCFQKKAEGESTGVFIKVSMDGAPYLRKIDLKPYKGYSDLLKDLQDMFKFKVGDYCEREGYNGSEFVPTYEDKDGDWMLVGDVPWNMFITSCKRLRIMKGSSEV; from the exons ATGGCAGCTCAAGGAGAGGATCTCAACCTCGAAGCGACGGAGCTCAGATTAGGGCTACCGGGCACGGTCGAGTCGGAGAAGCAGCAAGCGCCTTTGAGTGGGCGGAGCATGAAGAGGAATTTAATTGATGTGAACAATGAGTACGGGTCCAATGAGGAGGAGTCCAATGGGTCGAGTGCCCAAAAATGCGATAAGCAAGATGTGCATCGGCCATCTAA GGCACAAGTCGTGGGGTGGCCGCCGGTCCGATCCTACCGAAAGAACTGCTTCCAAAAGAAGGCGGAGGGCGAGTCGACCGGGGTTTTCATCAAAGTGAGCATGGATGGGGCTCCATACCTGAGGAAGATTGATCTGAAGCCCTACAAGGGCTATTCAGATCTACTCAAGGATTTGCAGGACATGTTCAAGTTCAAAGTTG GTGATTACTGTGAGAGAGAAGGGTACAATGGATCAGAGTTTGTACCCACCTATGAAGATAAAGATGGTGATTGGATGCTAGTTGGAGATGTTCCATGGAA CATGTTCATCACTTCTTGCAAGAGGCTTAGAATCATGAAAGGGTCATCAGAGGTTTAA